The following are encoded in a window of Balaenoptera ricei isolate mBalRic1 chromosome 1, mBalRic1.hap2, whole genome shotgun sequence genomic DNA:
- the MDM4 gene encoding protein Mdm4, whose protein sequence is MTTFSTSAHCSTSDSACRISPEQTNQVRPKLPLLKILQAAGAQGEMFTVKEVMHYLGQYIMVKQLYDQQEQHMVYCGGDLLGELLGRQSFSVKDPSPLYDMLRKNLVTLATATTDAAQTLALAQDHSMDIPSQDQLKQSVEESSNSRKRTEEGNIPTLPTSQRKCRNSREDEDLVANLTQDETSRLDLGFEEWDVAGLPWWFLGNLRNNYTPRSNGSTDLQTNQDIGTAIVSDTTDDLWFLNESVSEQFGVGIKVEATDPEQTSEEVGKVRDKKVIEVGKNDDLEDSKSISDDTDIEVTSEDEWQCTECKKFNSPSKRYCFRCWALRKDWYSDCSKLTHSLSTSDITAIPEKQENEGIDVPDCRRTISAPVVRPKDIYVKEENSKLFGPCNSVEFLDLAHSSESQETISSMGEQSDNLFEQRTDTENMEDCQNLLKPCSLCEKRPRDGNIIHGRTGHLVTCFHCARRLKKAGASCPICKKEIQLVIKVFIA, encoded by the exons ATGACAACATTTTCCACCTCTGCCCATTGTTCAACATCTGACAGTGCTTGCAGGATCTCTCCAGAACAAACCAATCAG GTACGACCaaaactgccacttctgaagattTTGCAGGCAGCAGGTGCACAAGGTGAAATGTTCACTGTTAAAGAG gtcatgCACTATCTAGGCCAGTATATAATGGTGAAGCAGCTTTATGATCAGCAGGAGCAGCATATGGTATATTGTGGTGGAGATCTTTTGGGAGAGCTGCTAGGTCGTCAGAGCTTCTCTGTGAAAGATCCAAG CCCTCTCTATGATATGCTAAGAAAGAATCTTGTCACTTTAGCTACTGCTACTACAG ATGCTGCTCAGACTCTCGCTCTCGCACAGGATCACAGTATGGATATTCCAAGTCAAGACCAACTGAAG CAAAGTGTAGAGGAAAGTTCCAATTCCAGGAAAAGAACTGAAGAGGGCAATATTCCCACACTGCCTACCTCACAGCGTAAATGCAGAAATTCTAGAGAAG ATGAAGACTTGGTAGCAAATTTAACCCAAGATGAGACGTCAAGACTGGACCTCGGGTTTGAGGAGTGGGATGTAGCTGGCTTGCCTTGGTGGTTTTTAGGAAACTTGAGAAATAACTATACACCTAGAAGTAATGGCTCAACTGATTTACAGACAAATCAG gATATAGGTACTGCCATTGTTTCAGACACCACAGATGACCTGTGGTTTTTGAATGAGTCAGTATCAGAGCAGTTTGGTGTTGGAATAAAAGTTGAAGCTACTGATCCTGAACAAACAAGTGAAGAAGTAGGGAAGGTGAGAGACAAAAAG GTGATTGAAGTGGGAAAAAATGATGACCTTGAGGACTCTAAGTCCATAAGTGATGATACTGATATAGAAGTTACCTCTGAG GATGAGTGGCAGTGTACTGAGTGCAAGAAATTTAACTCTCCAAGCAAGAGGTACTGTTTTCGTTGCTGGGCCTTGAGGAAGGATTGGTATTCAGATTGTTCTAAGTTAACCCATTCTCTCTCCACGTCTGATATCACTGCCATAcctgaaaagcaagaaaatgaaggAATTGATGTTCCTGACTGCAGAAGAACCATATCAGCTCCAGTTGTTAGACCTAAAGATATATATGTAAAGGAAGAAAACTCCAAACTTTTTGGTCCCTGCAACTCAGTGGAATTCTTGGATTTGGCTCATAGTTCTGAAAGCCAAGAGACCATATCAAGCATGGGAGAACAATCAGATAACCTTTTTGAACAgagaacagatacagaaaacatggAGGATTGCCAGAATCTCTTGAAGCCATGTAGTCTATGTGAGAAAAGACCACGAGATGGGAACATAATTCATGGGAGGACAGGCCATCTTGTCACTTGTTTTCATTGTGCCAGAAGATTAAAGAAGGCTGGGGCTTCATGTCCTATTTGCAAGAAGGAGATTCAGTTGGTTATTAAGGTTTTTATAGCATAG